The following proteins come from a genomic window of Rattus norvegicus strain BN/NHsdMcwi chromosome 8, GRCr8, whole genome shotgun sequence:
- the Rab3d gene encoding GTP-binding protein Rab-3D, translating to MASASEPPASPRDAADQNFDYMFKLLLIGNSSVGKTSFLFRYADDSFTPAFVSTVGIDFKVKTVYRHDKRIKLQIWDTAGQERYRTITTAYYRGAMGFLLMYDIANQESFTAVQDWATQIKTYSWDNAQVILVGNKCDLEDERVVSAEDGQRLAGDLGFEFFEASAKENINVKQVFERLVDIICDKMNESLEPSSSPGSNGKGPALGDTPPPQPSSCGC from the exons ATGGCATCCGCTAGTGAGCCCCCTGCCAGCCCACGGGACGCTGCCGACCAGAACTTTGACTACATGTTCAAACTGCTTTTGATCGGGAACAGCAGCGTAGGCAAGACCTCCTTCCTGTTCCGCTATGCCGATGACTCCTTCACCCCCGCCTTCGTGAGCACAGTGGGCATTGACTTCAAGGTCAAGACAGTCTACAGACATGACAAGAGGATCAAGCTGCAGATCTGG GACACAGCAGGCCAGGAGCGCTACCGGACAATCACCACGGCCTACTACCGTGGAGCCATGGGCTTCCTGCTGATGTATGACATCGCCAACCAGGAGTCCTTCACAGCTGTGCAGGACTG GGCTACGCAGATTAAAACCTATTCCTGGGACAACGCCCAGGTCATCCTTGTGGGGAACAAGTGTGACCTGGAGGATGAACGGGTCGTATCTGCTGAGGATGGCCAGAGGCTCGCTGGTGATCTTG GTTTTGAGTTCTTCGAGGCCAGCGCCAAGGAGAACATCAACGTGAAGCAGGTGTTCGAGCGCctggtggatatcatctgtgacAAGATGAATGAGTCCCTGGAACCCAGCTCCAGCCCAGGCAGCAATGGGAAAGGCCCAGCCCTCGGGGATACCCCACCCCCTCAGCCGAGCAGCTGCGGCTGTTAG
- the Rab3d gene encoding GTP-binding protein Rab-3D isoform X1, whose translation MTGLNWGPREPGSHTPNPTKMASASEPPASPRDAADQNFDYMFKLLLIGNSSVGKTSFLFRYADDSFTPAFVSTVGIDFKVKTVYRHDKRIKLQIWDTAGQERYRTITTAYYRGAMGFLLMYDIANQESFTAVQDWATQIKTYSWDNAQVILVGNKCDLEDERVVSAEDGQRLAGDLGFEFFEASAKENINVKQVFERLVDIICDKMNESLEPSSSPGSNGKGPALGDTPPPQPSSCGC comes from the exons ATGACAGGGCTGAACTGGGGTCCGCGCGAGCCTGGGTCCCACACCCCCA ATCCCACCAAGATGGCATCCGCTAGTGAGCCCCCTGCCAGCCCACGGGACGCTGCCGACCAGAACTTTGACTACATGTTCAAACTGCTTTTGATCGGGAACAGCAGCGTAGGCAAGACCTCCTTCCTGTTCCGCTATGCCGATGACTCCTTCACCCCCGCCTTCGTGAGCACAGTGGGCATTGACTTCAAGGTCAAGACAGTCTACAGACATGACAAGAGGATCAAGCTGCAGATCTGG GACACAGCAGGCCAGGAGCGCTACCGGACAATCACCACGGCCTACTACCGTGGAGCCATGGGCTTCCTGCTGATGTATGACATCGCCAACCAGGAGTCCTTCACAGCTGTGCAGGACTG GGCTACGCAGATTAAAACCTATTCCTGGGACAACGCCCAGGTCATCCTTGTGGGGAACAAGTGTGACCTGGAGGATGAACGGGTCGTATCTGCTGAGGATGGCCAGAGGCTCGCTGGTGATCTTG GTTTTGAGTTCTTCGAGGCCAGCGCCAAGGAGAACATCAACGTGAAGCAGGTGTTCGAGCGCctggtggatatcatctgtgacAAGATGAATGAGTCCCTGGAACCCAGCTCCAGCCCAGGCAGCAATGGGAAAGGCCCAGCCCTCGGGGATACCCCACCCCCTCAGCCGAGCAGCTGCGGCTGTTAG